The Castor canadensis chromosome X, mCasCan1.hap1v2, whole genome shotgun sequence genome includes a region encoding these proteins:
- the LOC141410420 gene encoding ATP-dependent RNA helicase DDX3X isoform X3 — protein sequence MSHVAVKNTLGLDQQFAGLDLNSSANQSGGGSTAGRFYDKDSSGWSCSKDKDAYSSFGSRDSRGKPSYFSDRGSGSRGRFDDRGRSDCDGIGSRGDRTGFGKFEQSGHSRWCDKSDEDDWSKPLPPSERLEQELFSGGNTGINFEKYDNIPVEATGNNCPPHIENFNDVEMGEIIMGNIKLTGYTRPTPVQKHAIPIIREKRDLMACAQTGSGKTAAFLLPILSQIYADGPGKALKAMKENRRNGRRKQYPISLVLAPTRELAVQIYEEARKFSYRSRVRPCVVYGGAEIGQQIRDLERGCHLLVATPGRLVDMMERGKIGLDFCKYLVLDEADRMLDMGFEPQIRRIVEQYTMPPKGVRHTMMFSATFPKEIQMLARDFLDEYIFLAVGRVGSTSENITQKVVWVEELDKRSFLLDLLSATGKDSLILVFVETKKGADSLEDFLYHEGYACTSIHGDRSQRDREEALHQFRSGKSPILVATAVAARGLDISNVKHVINFDLPSDIEEYVHRIGRTGRVGNLGFATSFFNERNINITKDLLDLLIEAKQEVPSWLESMAYEHHYKGSSRGRSKSRFSGGFGARDYRQSSGSSNSGFSSSRASSSRSGEGGHGSTRGFGGGNVNFGNFCFKDISPPPKKKKSFFSFYPKHTFTRYTSKYLTKKGKRLTVDGLSF from the exons ATGAGTCATGTGGCGGTGAAAAATACTCTCGGGCTGGACCAGCAG tttgctggTCTAGACCTGAACTCCTCTGCTAATCAGAGTGGGGGAGGAAGTACAGCAGGCA GATTCTATGATAAGGACAGTTCAGGGTGGAGTTGTAGTAAAGATAAGGATGCATACAGCAGTTTTGGGTCTCGTGATTCAAGAGGAAAGCCCAGCTATTTTAGTGATCGTGGAAGTGGATCAAGAGGAAG ATTTGATGACCGTGGTCGGAGTGACTGTGATGGCATTGGCAGTCGTGGTGACAGAACTGGCTTTGGCAAATTTGAACAAAGTGGACACAGTCGTTGGTGTGACAAATCAGATGAAGATGATTGGTCAAAACCACTTCCACCAAGTGAACGCTTAGAGCA GGAACTCTTTTCTGGAGGAAACACTGGAATTAACTTTGAGAAATATGATAATATACCAGTAGAGGCAACTGGCAATAACTGTCCTCCACATATTGAAAAT TTCAATGATGTTGAGATGGGAGAGATTATTATGGGAAACATCAAACTTACTGGTTACACTCGTCCTACTCCAGTGCAGAAACATGCTATTCCTATTATCAGAGAAAAACGAGATTTAATGGCCTGTGCCCAAACAG GCTCtggaaaaactgcagcatttctTTTACCTATCCTGAGTCAGATATATGCAGATGGTCCAGGAAAGGCTTTGAAGGCCATGAAG GAAAATAGAAGAAACGGGCGCCGCAAACAATACCCGATCTCCTTGGTGTTGGCCCCAACAAGAGAATTGGCTGTACAAATCTATGAGGAAGCCAGAAAA TTTTCGTACCGATCTAGAGTTCGTCCTTGTGTAGTATATGGTGGTGCTGAGATTGGCCAGCAGATTCGGGACTTAGAACGTGGATGCCACTTGCTTGTGGCCACTCCAGGACGTCTAGTGGATATGatggaaagaggaaaaattgGATTGGACTTTTGCAA ATACTTAGTGTTAGATGAAGCTGACAGGATGCTGGATATGGGATTCGAACCTCAGATACGGCGTATAGTTGAACAATATACTATGCCACCAAAGGGTGTTCGTCACACCATGATGTTTAGTGCTACTTTTCCTAAGGAGATACAG ATGCTTGCTCGTGACTTCTTGGATGAATATATCTTTCTGGCTGTAGGCAGAGTAGGCTCTACTTCAGAGAATATCACACAGAAAGTAGTTTGGGTGGAAGAGCTAGACAAACGGTCATTTCTTCTTGATCTCTTAAGTGCAACAG GGAAGGATTCACTGATTTTAGTGTTTGTGGAGACTAAAAAAGGTGCAGATTCTCTGGAGGATTTCTTATACCACGAAGGATATGCTTGTACCAGTATTCACGGAGACCGATCACAGAGAGATCGAGAGGAGGCCCTTCACCAGTTCCGCTCAGGAAAAAGTCCAATTCTTGTGGCTACAGCT gtggcaGCAAGAGGTCTAGATATTTCAAATGTGAAACATGTTATCAATTTTGATTTGCCAAGTGACATTGAGGAATATGTGCATCGCATTGGACGTACAGGACGTGTAGGAAACCTTG gCTTTGCCACCTCAttctttaatgaaagaaatataaatatcacAAAGGATTTGTTGGATCTGCTTATTGAAGCCAAACAAGAAGTGCCATCTTGGTTGGAAAGTATGGCTTATGAACACCACTACAAGGGTAGCAGTCGTGGACGTTCTAAGAG TAGATTCAGTGGAGGATTTGGTGCCAGAGACTATCGACAAAGTAGCGGTTCCAGCAATTCTGGGTTTAGTAGTAGTCGTGCAAGCAGCAGCCGCAGCGGTGAAGGTGGTCATGGCAGTACAAGAGGATTTGGTGGAGGTAATGttaattttggtaatttttgttttaaggaCATTtcaccccctcccaaaaaaaaaaagtcatttttttccttttaccccAAACATAC ATTTACTAGATACACAtcaaagtatttgacaaaaaagGGTAAGAGACTAACAGTGGATGGCTtgtctttttaa
- the LOC141410420 gene encoding ATP-dependent RNA helicase DDX3X isoform X1, which yields MSHVAVKNTLGLDQQFAGLDLNSSANQSGGGSTAGKGRYIPPHLRNREASKGFYDKDSSGWSCSKDKDAYSSFGSRDSRGKPSYFSDRGSGSRGRFDDRGRSDCDGIGSRGDRTGFGKFEQSGHSRWCDKSDEDDWSKPLPPSERLEQELFSGGNTGINFEKYDNIPVEATGNNCPPHIENFNDVEMGEIIMGNIKLTGYTRPTPVQKHAIPIIREKRDLMACAQTGSGKTAAFLLPILSQIYADGPGKALKAMKENRRNGRRKQYPISLVLAPTRELAVQIYEEARKFSYRSRVRPCVVYGGAEIGQQIRDLERGCHLLVATPGRLVDMMERGKIGLDFCKYLVLDEADRMLDMGFEPQIRRIVEQYTMPPKGVRHTMMFSATFPKEIQMLARDFLDEYIFLAVGRVGSTSENITQKVVWVEELDKRSFLLDLLSATGKDSLILVFVETKKGADSLEDFLYHEGYACTSIHGDRSQRDREEALHQFRSGKSPILVATAVAARGLDISNVKHVINFDLPSDIEEYVHRIGRTGRVGNLGFATSFFNERNINITKDLLDLLIEAKQEVPSWLESMAYEHHYKGSSRGRSKSRFSGGFGARDYRQSSGSSNSGFSSSRASSSRSGEGGHGSTRGFGGGNVNFGNFCFKDISPPPKKKKSFFSFYPKHTFTRYTSKYLTKKGKRLTVDGLSF from the exons ATGAGTCATGTGGCGGTGAAAAATACTCTCGGGCTGGACCAGCAG tttgctggTCTAGACCTGAACTCCTCTGCTAATCAGAGTGGGGGAGGAAGTACAGCAGGCA aagggCGGTATATACCTCCTCACTTAAGGAACAGAGAAGCATCTAAAG GATTCTATGATAAGGACAGTTCAGGGTGGAGTTGTAGTAAAGATAAGGATGCATACAGCAGTTTTGGGTCTCGTGATTCAAGAGGAAAGCCCAGCTATTTTAGTGATCGTGGAAGTGGATCAAGAGGAAG ATTTGATGACCGTGGTCGGAGTGACTGTGATGGCATTGGCAGTCGTGGTGACAGAACTGGCTTTGGCAAATTTGAACAAAGTGGACACAGTCGTTGGTGTGACAAATCAGATGAAGATGATTGGTCAAAACCACTTCCACCAAGTGAACGCTTAGAGCA GGAACTCTTTTCTGGAGGAAACACTGGAATTAACTTTGAGAAATATGATAATATACCAGTAGAGGCAACTGGCAATAACTGTCCTCCACATATTGAAAAT TTCAATGATGTTGAGATGGGAGAGATTATTATGGGAAACATCAAACTTACTGGTTACACTCGTCCTACTCCAGTGCAGAAACATGCTATTCCTATTATCAGAGAAAAACGAGATTTAATGGCCTGTGCCCAAACAG GCTCtggaaaaactgcagcatttctTTTACCTATCCTGAGTCAGATATATGCAGATGGTCCAGGAAAGGCTTTGAAGGCCATGAAG GAAAATAGAAGAAACGGGCGCCGCAAACAATACCCGATCTCCTTGGTGTTGGCCCCAACAAGAGAATTGGCTGTACAAATCTATGAGGAAGCCAGAAAA TTTTCGTACCGATCTAGAGTTCGTCCTTGTGTAGTATATGGTGGTGCTGAGATTGGCCAGCAGATTCGGGACTTAGAACGTGGATGCCACTTGCTTGTGGCCACTCCAGGACGTCTAGTGGATATGatggaaagaggaaaaattgGATTGGACTTTTGCAA ATACTTAGTGTTAGATGAAGCTGACAGGATGCTGGATATGGGATTCGAACCTCAGATACGGCGTATAGTTGAACAATATACTATGCCACCAAAGGGTGTTCGTCACACCATGATGTTTAGTGCTACTTTTCCTAAGGAGATACAG ATGCTTGCTCGTGACTTCTTGGATGAATATATCTTTCTGGCTGTAGGCAGAGTAGGCTCTACTTCAGAGAATATCACACAGAAAGTAGTTTGGGTGGAAGAGCTAGACAAACGGTCATTTCTTCTTGATCTCTTAAGTGCAACAG GGAAGGATTCACTGATTTTAGTGTTTGTGGAGACTAAAAAAGGTGCAGATTCTCTGGAGGATTTCTTATACCACGAAGGATATGCTTGTACCAGTATTCACGGAGACCGATCACAGAGAGATCGAGAGGAGGCCCTTCACCAGTTCCGCTCAGGAAAAAGTCCAATTCTTGTGGCTACAGCT gtggcaGCAAGAGGTCTAGATATTTCAAATGTGAAACATGTTATCAATTTTGATTTGCCAAGTGACATTGAGGAATATGTGCATCGCATTGGACGTACAGGACGTGTAGGAAACCTTG gCTTTGCCACCTCAttctttaatgaaagaaatataaatatcacAAAGGATTTGTTGGATCTGCTTATTGAAGCCAAACAAGAAGTGCCATCTTGGTTGGAAAGTATGGCTTATGAACACCACTACAAGGGTAGCAGTCGTGGACGTTCTAAGAG TAGATTCAGTGGAGGATTTGGTGCCAGAGACTATCGACAAAGTAGCGGTTCCAGCAATTCTGGGTTTAGTAGTAGTCGTGCAAGCAGCAGCCGCAGCGGTGAAGGTGGTCATGGCAGTACAAGAGGATTTGGTGGAGGTAATGttaattttggtaatttttgttttaaggaCATTtcaccccctcccaaaaaaaaaaagtcatttttttccttttaccccAAACATAC ATTTACTAGATACACAtcaaagtatttgacaaaaaagGGTAAGAGACTAACAGTGGATGGCTtgtctttttaa
- the LOC141410420 gene encoding ATP-dependent RNA helicase DDX3X isoform X7 — MSHVAVKNTLGLDQQFAGLDLNSSANQSGGGSTAGKGRYIPPHLRNREASKGFYDKDSSGWSCSKDKDAYSSFGSRDSRGKPSYFSDRGSGSRGRFDDRGRSDCDGIGSRGDRTGFGKFEQSGHSRWCDKSDEDDWSKPLPPSERLEQELFSGGNTGINFEKYDNIPVEATGNNCPPHIENFNDVEMGEIIMGNIKLTGYTRPTPVQKHAIPIIREKRDLMACAQTGSGKTAAFLLPILSQIYADGPGKALKAMKENRRNGRRKQYPISLVLAPTRELAVQIYEEARKFSYRSRVRPCVVYGGAEIGQQIRDLERGCHLLVATPGRLVDMMERGKIGLDFCKYLVLDEADRMLDMGFEPQIRRIVEQYTMPPKGVRHTMMFSATFPKEIQMLARDFLDEYIFLAVGRVGSTSENITQKVVWVEELDKRSFLLDLLSATGKDSLILVFVETKKGADSLEDFLYHEGYACTSIHGDRSQRDREEALHQFRSGKSPILVATAVAARGLDISNVKHVINFDLPSDIEEYVHRIGRTGRVGNLGFATSFFNERNINITKDLLDLLIEAKQEVPSWLESMAYEHHYKGSSRGRSKSRFSGGFGARDYRQSSGSSNSGFSSSRASSSRSGEGGHGSTRGFGGGCSLLRIFNSKS; from the exons ATGAGTCATGTGGCGGTGAAAAATACTCTCGGGCTGGACCAGCAG tttgctggTCTAGACCTGAACTCCTCTGCTAATCAGAGTGGGGGAGGAAGTACAGCAGGCA aagggCGGTATATACCTCCTCACTTAAGGAACAGAGAAGCATCTAAAG GATTCTATGATAAGGACAGTTCAGGGTGGAGTTGTAGTAAAGATAAGGATGCATACAGCAGTTTTGGGTCTCGTGATTCAAGAGGAAAGCCCAGCTATTTTAGTGATCGTGGAAGTGGATCAAGAGGAAG ATTTGATGACCGTGGTCGGAGTGACTGTGATGGCATTGGCAGTCGTGGTGACAGAACTGGCTTTGGCAAATTTGAACAAAGTGGACACAGTCGTTGGTGTGACAAATCAGATGAAGATGATTGGTCAAAACCACTTCCACCAAGTGAACGCTTAGAGCA GGAACTCTTTTCTGGAGGAAACACTGGAATTAACTTTGAGAAATATGATAATATACCAGTAGAGGCAACTGGCAATAACTGTCCTCCACATATTGAAAAT TTCAATGATGTTGAGATGGGAGAGATTATTATGGGAAACATCAAACTTACTGGTTACACTCGTCCTACTCCAGTGCAGAAACATGCTATTCCTATTATCAGAGAAAAACGAGATTTAATGGCCTGTGCCCAAACAG GCTCtggaaaaactgcagcatttctTTTACCTATCCTGAGTCAGATATATGCAGATGGTCCAGGAAAGGCTTTGAAGGCCATGAAG GAAAATAGAAGAAACGGGCGCCGCAAACAATACCCGATCTCCTTGGTGTTGGCCCCAACAAGAGAATTGGCTGTACAAATCTATGAGGAAGCCAGAAAA TTTTCGTACCGATCTAGAGTTCGTCCTTGTGTAGTATATGGTGGTGCTGAGATTGGCCAGCAGATTCGGGACTTAGAACGTGGATGCCACTTGCTTGTGGCCACTCCAGGACGTCTAGTGGATATGatggaaagaggaaaaattgGATTGGACTTTTGCAA ATACTTAGTGTTAGATGAAGCTGACAGGATGCTGGATATGGGATTCGAACCTCAGATACGGCGTATAGTTGAACAATATACTATGCCACCAAAGGGTGTTCGTCACACCATGATGTTTAGTGCTACTTTTCCTAAGGAGATACAG ATGCTTGCTCGTGACTTCTTGGATGAATATATCTTTCTGGCTGTAGGCAGAGTAGGCTCTACTTCAGAGAATATCACACAGAAAGTAGTTTGGGTGGAAGAGCTAGACAAACGGTCATTTCTTCTTGATCTCTTAAGTGCAACAG GGAAGGATTCACTGATTTTAGTGTTTGTGGAGACTAAAAAAGGTGCAGATTCTCTGGAGGATTTCTTATACCACGAAGGATATGCTTGTACCAGTATTCACGGAGACCGATCACAGAGAGATCGAGAGGAGGCCCTTCACCAGTTCCGCTCAGGAAAAAGTCCAATTCTTGTGGCTACAGCT gtggcaGCAAGAGGTCTAGATATTTCAAATGTGAAACATGTTATCAATTTTGATTTGCCAAGTGACATTGAGGAATATGTGCATCGCATTGGACGTACAGGACGTGTAGGAAACCTTG gCTTTGCCACCTCAttctttaatgaaagaaatataaatatcacAAAGGATTTGTTGGATCTGCTTATTGAAGCCAAACAAGAAGTGCCATCTTGGTTGGAAAGTATGGCTTATGAACACCACTACAAGGGTAGCAGTCGTGGACGTTCTAAGAG TAGATTCAGTGGAGGATTTGGTGCCAGAGACTATCGACAAAGTAGCGGTTCCAGCAATTCTGGGTTTAGTAGTAGTCGTGCAAGCAGCAGCCGCAGCGGTGAAGGTGGTCATGGCAGTACAAGAGGATTTGGTGGAG